The following coding sequences are from one Lipingzhangella halophila window:
- a CDS encoding carbohydrate ABC transporter permease — MSATPETEAGSGGPTGRQTQRARRGGLGPARWIIPLAPALFLLLTFFAGPILWTVWASFTNAALTGAQAAQTEFVGTANFERMFGDPQFRTATLLTVLFLMGCVAGQTVFGLSLALLLQNRHAAVRAVVGVIVVGAWVVPEVVAGFIWYAFLEREGSLNSIIGLFGGEPQNWLFTAPLVAVILANIWKGTAFSMMTYAAGLSEVPSDLKEAARVDGASAFQVLWHVVLPLLRRTLATTLLLVTLQTVQVFTLIYVMTSGGPGSRSTTLPLLMYQEALALGDLGYGTAIALGLLVVAGLFSLVYVRLLRTEETR, encoded by the coding sequence ATGTCAGCCACTCCCGAGACGGAGGCTGGGTCTGGCGGCCCTACGGGCCGCCAGACCCAGCGGGCCAGGAGAGGCGGACTCGGCCCGGCCCGGTGGATCATCCCGCTGGCTCCCGCCCTGTTCCTGCTGCTCACCTTCTTCGCCGGCCCCATCCTGTGGACCGTGTGGGCGTCGTTCACCAACGCCGCCCTCACCGGCGCGCAGGCCGCGCAGACCGAGTTCGTCGGTACCGCCAACTTCGAGAGGATGTTCGGCGACCCGCAGTTCCGGACCGCCACCCTGCTCACGGTCCTGTTCCTGATGGGCTGCGTCGCCGGCCAGACGGTGTTCGGTCTTTCCCTGGCGCTCCTGCTGCAGAACCGGCACGCGGCCGTGCGTGCTGTGGTCGGGGTGATCGTGGTCGGCGCCTGGGTGGTGCCCGAGGTCGTGGCCGGGTTCATCTGGTACGCCTTCCTGGAGCGCGAGGGCAGCCTCAACTCCATCATCGGCCTGTTCGGGGGAGAGCCGCAGAACTGGCTGTTCACCGCACCGCTGGTCGCGGTGATCCTGGCCAACATCTGGAAGGGCACCGCCTTCTCGATGATGACCTACGCCGCGGGCCTCTCCGAAGTACCCAGCGACCTGAAGGAGGCGGCCCGCGTGGACGGCGCCTCCGCGTTCCAGGTCCTCTGGCACGTCGTGCTCCCGCTCCTGCGGCGCACGCTGGCGACGACCCTGCTCCTCGTCACCCTGCAGACCGTGCAGGTCTTCACGCTGATCTACGTGATGACGAGCGGTGGTCCGGGCTCGCGGAGCACCACACTCCCGCTGCTCATGTACCAGGAGGCCCTGGCTCTGGGCGATCTCGGCTACGGGACCGCGATCGCGCTGGGGCTTCTTGTCGTCGCCGGCCTGTTCTCGCTCGTGTACGTGCGTCTGCTCAGGACGGAGGAGACCCGATGA
- a CDS encoding ROK family protein, producing MNAADQAVIGVDIGGTTILAAAVLPDGTASRHHTVPTPRTGGGDEVWEGVASAIDAALEDTSGAARGIGIASAGPLDRDQGTVSPVNIPAWRDYPLLKRARERYPGVAVAFDGDGLCMALGEHRYGAGRGSSATLGIVVSTGVGGGVVLDGRLYRGPSGNAGHIGHAIAEPDGEQCPCGSRGCVEVVASGPSMVRWALEHGWSAPGPNPDARALAESARAGGTVALRAFERSGRALGIAIVNAAALTDLDRVVVGGGVAQSGRLIFDPIRSTVAEYASMDFLRRLEVRASTLGQLAGLLGASELV from the coding sequence ATGAACGCGGCGGACCAGGCCGTCATCGGGGTCGACATCGGCGGCACGACCATTCTCGCCGCGGCGGTCCTTCCCGACGGGACCGCGAGCCGGCACCACACGGTTCCCACGCCGCGTACCGGCGGGGGAGACGAGGTATGGGAAGGAGTGGCCAGCGCCATCGACGCGGCGCTGGAGGACACCTCCGGGGCGGCCCGCGGAATCGGGATCGCGAGCGCGGGACCTCTCGACCGGGACCAGGGCACCGTGAGCCCGGTCAACATCCCGGCGTGGCGCGACTACCCCCTCCTGAAGCGTGCCCGTGAGCGGTACCCCGGCGTGGCGGTCGCCTTCGACGGCGACGGCCTGTGCATGGCGCTGGGGGAGCACCGTTACGGCGCCGGCCGGGGCAGCTCCGCGACCCTGGGCATCGTCGTCTCCACCGGGGTGGGCGGGGGTGTCGTCCTGGACGGCCGGCTCTACCGGGGCCCGTCAGGCAACGCCGGCCACATCGGGCACGCGATCGCCGAGCCCGATGGCGAGCAGTGCCCGTGCGGCAGCCGCGGCTGCGTGGAGGTAGTGGCCAGCGGGCCGTCAATGGTCCGCTGGGCACTCGAACACGGCTGGTCCGCTCCCGGGCCGAATCCGGACGCCCGTGCCCTGGCCGAGTCGGCGCGGGCGGGCGGCACCGTGGCGCTGCGGGCGTTCGAGCGCTCGGGACGGGCGCTCGGAATCGCCATCGTCAACGCCGCCGCACTGACCGACCTGGACCGGGTGGTGGTGGGCGGCGGGGTCGCGCAGTCCGGGCGGCTCATCTTCGACCCCATCCGGAGCACCGTCGCCGAGTACGCGAGCATGGACTTCCTGCGCCGCCTGGAGGTGCGTGCGTCCACACTGGGCCAGCTCGCCGGGCTCCTCGGCGCCTCGGAACTGGTCTAG
- a CDS encoding ROK family transcriptional regulator: MATGTNLLWLGGLNQSRVLEVIRRSDNVSRVELAEQTGLTPQTVSNIVRRLLRDELVLEVGRASSRGGKPATMLRLNATAYYAVGMHLDPATTTLVVTDLSGRVITRMRRRTPSTQGPRRVLDTLVRAVRTIVEQSEVPPSRILGIGVATPGPIDASGGVVITPPNLPGWHAVPVRESLEEETGFEVVIDNDATAATIGERWAGGEKRSADMAFIYIGTGIGGGLVLDGQVYRGSSWNAAEIGHVTVDPQGPDCPCGNRGCLETYLAPHAVAADAARRRGEKVAGLERGRAGAVTAYRRVCREARAGDPVAVQTIKEAGRRLGQAGITLLNIADVPMIVLGGWGISHVGTLYSEALNTAVAERTIARSMRKTQVDVSLTGEDVGAIGAASLVLHTAYSPRVNSL; the protein is encoded by the coding sequence ATGGCAACGGGCACCAACCTGTTGTGGCTGGGCGGCCTCAACCAGAGCAGGGTGCTCGAAGTGATCCGCCGGTCCGACAACGTCAGCCGCGTCGAGCTGGCCGAGCAGACCGGGCTGACACCGCAGACGGTGTCCAACATCGTCCGGAGGCTCCTCCGGGACGAACTGGTTCTGGAAGTCGGCCGCGCCTCGTCACGCGGCGGCAAACCGGCGACGATGCTGCGCCTCAACGCGACCGCGTACTACGCGGTCGGCATGCACCTCGACCCCGCGACGACCACGCTCGTCGTCACCGACCTGTCCGGTCGGGTCATCACCCGGATGCGGCGGCGCACCCCCTCCACCCAGGGACCGAGGCGCGTGCTCGACACCCTCGTCCGCGCGGTGCGCACCATCGTGGAGCAGTCCGAGGTTCCGCCCAGCCGGATCCTCGGCATCGGCGTGGCGACCCCCGGGCCGATCGACGCCAGCGGCGGCGTGGTCATCACCCCTCCGAACCTGCCCGGCTGGCATGCCGTACCGGTGCGCGAGTCGCTGGAGGAGGAGACCGGCTTCGAGGTCGTCATCGACAATGACGCCACCGCCGCCACCATCGGCGAGCGCTGGGCCGGCGGCGAGAAGCGCTCCGCCGACATGGCCTTCATCTATATCGGTACCGGGATCGGTGGCGGTCTTGTGCTCGACGGGCAGGTCTATCGCGGTTCCTCGTGGAACGCGGCAGAGATCGGCCATGTCACGGTCGACCCGCAGGGGCCGGACTGCCCCTGCGGCAACCGCGGGTGTTTGGAGACCTACCTCGCCCCCCACGCGGTCGCGGCGGACGCCGCGCGCCGCCGCGGTGAGAAGGTCGCCGGCCTCGAACGCGGCCGCGCGGGAGCGGTCACCGCGTACCGCCGGGTGTGCCGGGAGGCCCGCGCTGGGGACCCCGTAGCGGTGCAGACCATCAAGGAGGCCGGCCGGCGGCTCGGGCAGGCCGGAATCACGCTCCTCAACATCGCCGACGTCCCGATGATCGTCCTCGGCGGATGGGGCATCTCCCATGTCGGGACGTTGTACAGCGAGGCACTCAACACGGCGGTCGCGGAACGCACGATCGCCCGCAGTATGCGCAAGACCCAGGTCGATGTGTCCCTGACCGGCGAAGACGTGGGGGCGATCGGTGCGGCGTCGCTGGTGCTCCACACGGCGTACTCACCCCGCGTAAACAGCCTCTGA
- a CDS encoding extracellular solute-binding protein: MRRTSRHTARVGAAAIAVALVAASCSGGSDRDGNTVRIAYQKYGTFIAMDALMKKVKKDFEADNPDVTVELNAIEAAPEDYRTQVNLMNKSADEAPDIIYEDTFTINQDADAGYLAPLDEHFDGWEDADQFSDQEAEAVTSLDGTRYGVMLGTDVRGLWYNTELFDEAGIDTPWEPGDWDEVLDTAERIDSELGDDVTPMNVYSGTPVGEAASIEGFQMLLSGTEDTLFESDSEEWVTSSTGFTDSLEFIETVYGEGLALDPQDALDANLGTMNNEERIPAGELAISLDGSWATQSWIEDANKPWPEWEETMEFAPMPTQNGQGPGTTSMSGGWALSMGANAPDPDLAWEVMSTALNQENAVKFALEGGQIPVRSDVAEDPGFQDEAPMAEEFSELVDVTGFRPAYTEYPQVSLAIQDATESVMLGEATPEEAAEVYAEEVEGIAGPDNVTTGS; the protein is encoded by the coding sequence ATGAGACGAACGAGCCGGCACACCGCACGCGTAGGCGCCGCCGCCATAGCCGTGGCGCTCGTGGCCGCGAGCTGCTCCGGAGGGAGCGACCGGGACGGGAACACCGTCCGGATCGCCTACCAGAAGTACGGCACCTTCATCGCGATGGACGCGCTGATGAAGAAGGTCAAGAAGGACTTCGAGGCGGACAACCCCGACGTCACGGTCGAGCTGAACGCGATCGAGGCGGCCCCCGAGGACTACCGGACCCAGGTCAACCTGATGAACAAGTCGGCCGACGAGGCACCGGACATCATTTACGAGGACACGTTCACCATCAACCAGGACGCCGACGCCGGCTACCTCGCACCGCTGGACGAGCACTTCGACGGCTGGGAGGACGCCGACCAGTTCAGCGACCAGGAGGCGGAGGCGGTTACCAGCCTCGACGGCACGCGTTACGGGGTGATGCTCGGGACCGACGTCCGCGGGCTGTGGTACAACACCGAACTGTTCGACGAGGCCGGCATCGACACCCCGTGGGAGCCGGGTGACTGGGACGAGGTGCTCGACACCGCCGAGCGGATCGACTCCGAACTCGGGGACGACGTGACCCCGATGAACGTCTACTCCGGCACTCCCGTCGGGGAGGCGGCCTCCATTGAGGGGTTCCAGATGCTTCTCAGCGGAACGGAGGACACCCTCTTCGAGAGCGACTCAGAGGAGTGGGTGACCAGCAGCACCGGCTTCACCGACTCCCTGGAGTTCATCGAGACCGTGTACGGCGAGGGACTTGCCCTCGACCCGCAGGACGCGCTCGACGCCAACCTCGGAACGATGAACAACGAGGAGCGTATCCCCGCCGGGGAGCTCGCCATCAGCCTGGACGGGTCCTGGGCCACCCAGAGCTGGATCGAGGACGCCAACAAGCCGTGGCCCGAGTGGGAGGAGACCATGGAGTTCGCCCCCATGCCGACCCAGAACGGCCAGGGCCCGGGGACGACGAGTATGTCCGGCGGTTGGGCGCTGTCCATGGGAGCCAACGCTCCGGACCCCGACCTCGCGTGGGAGGTCATGTCGACCGCGCTCAACCAGGAGAACGCCGTCAAGTTCGCCCTGGAGGGCGGCCAGATCCCGGTCCGGTCCGACGTCGCGGAGGACCCCGGGTTCCAGGACGAGGCGCCGATGGCGGAAGAGTTCAGCGAACTCGTGGACGTCACCGGATTCCGGCCCGCCTACACCGAGTACCCCCAGGTTTCCCTCGCCATCCAGGACGCCACGGAGAGCGTCATGCTCGGCGAGGCCACCCCTGAGGAGGCGGCGGAGGTCTACGCCGAAGAGGTCGAGGGAATCGCCGGCCCCGACAACGTGACCACGGGTTCGTAA
- a CDS encoding carbohydrate ABC transporter permease has translation MSATGTESRPTAPARTRTRAAITAPTRAASTLLIYAVLGVLTLMFLLPLLWMFFASVDPEPSLRAQPPGSFTLDHFAAVLTPEVVYLPIWNSILTCGGAALLTVLCSMLAAYPLSRYTLRFKKPFMYTVLFATGLPITAIMVPVYGMFVQANLLNSLAATTLFLAASTLPFGIWLMKNFIDGIPVALEEAAWVDGASAWQSLRLLVAPLLAPGIAVVGIFTLVMTWGNFFVPFILLTSPDKMPAAVRIFTFFGQYGDVRYGELAAYSLLYTLPVIALYIAVTRALGGRFALGGAMKG, from the coding sequence ATGAGCGCCACCGGAACCGAGAGCCGGCCCACCGCGCCGGCCCGCACGCGCACCCGCGCCGCCATCACCGCTCCGACCCGGGCGGCCAGCACACTGCTGATCTACGCGGTGCTGGGCGTGCTGACCCTCATGTTCCTGCTGCCCCTGCTGTGGATGTTCTTCGCGTCGGTGGACCCGGAACCGTCATTGCGCGCCCAACCGCCCGGATCGTTCACCCTGGACCACTTCGCGGCGGTCCTGACACCGGAAGTCGTCTACCTGCCCATCTGGAACAGCATTCTCACCTGCGGCGGTGCCGCACTCCTGACCGTTCTGTGCTCGATGCTGGCGGCGTATCCCCTGTCCCGGTACACGCTGCGGTTCAAGAAGCCGTTCATGTACACGGTGCTGTTCGCCACCGGGCTGCCGATCACCGCGATCATGGTCCCCGTCTACGGGATGTTCGTCCAGGCCAACCTGCTCAACTCGTTGGCGGCGACGACGCTGTTCCTCGCCGCCAGCACGCTCCCCTTCGGGATCTGGCTGATGAAGAACTTCATCGACGGGATCCCGGTGGCCCTGGAGGAGGCCGCCTGGGTGGACGGTGCCTCGGCCTGGCAGTCGCTGCGGCTCCTCGTCGCCCCGCTGCTCGCCCCCGGCATCGCCGTCGTGGGGATCTTCACGCTCGTCATGACGTGGGGCAACTTCTTCGTCCCGTTTATTCTGCTGACGAGCCCGGACAAGATGCCGGCGGCCGTGCGCATCTTCACGTTCTTCGGCCAGTACGGTGACGTCCGGTACGGCGAACTCGCGGCGTACTCGCTGCTCTACACCCTTCCCGTGATCGCGCTGTACATCGCGGTGACACGTGCCCTGGGCGGCAGGTTCGCCCTCGGCGGGGCGATGAAGGGGTAG